One Ignavibacteriales bacterium genomic region harbors:
- a CDS encoding FAD-binding and (Fe-S)-binding domain-containing protein — translation MLTGNYLDLFNQLKKKNPQKRLIHNELLTLAYGTDASFYRLIPKLVVQVENDDEVIYVLKKCTDLKLPVTFRAAGTSLSGQSISDSVLVMLGTSWNKFKINEDASQISLQPGIIGAHANLFLAAYNKKIGPDPASINSAMIGGIAANNASGMCCGTAQNSYKTLSGMKIIFHDGSTLDTNDEKSKRDFLNSHGEIISRITSLSEQIKSNPELADRISRKFKMKNTTGFSLNAFVDFADPIEIIQHLMIGSEGTLGFISEITYNTLPELADKATSLMIFPDLICTSKAVAILKKQKVEAVELMDRAALHSIENKEGMPVYLKELDECVASLLVETRSVNSALLQVQVDEIINSLNDIPKVFPISFTTDKYEFNKLWDIRKGLFPSVGAMRKTGTTVIIEDVCFAVEQLAEAVADLQSLFKKHHYDDAIIFGHALEGNIHFVFKQDFNVDSEITRYKNFIDDVTKLVVKKYDGSLKAEHGTGRNMAPFVELEWGSEAYQLMKEIKSIFDPKGILNPGVILNSDSTAHIKNLKPLPSANSIIDKCIECGFCEINCPSKDLTLSPRQRIVAWREISRLQTTREDPILLETLVDEFDYYGNQTCATDGLCATSCPVEINTGNLIKELRVEKTSSTANTIADILANNMKGITASMRGMLNLVGIVHTIIGTTAMEFISKFLRRISGSKIPLWNKYMPHGADRIKTTSLNQKTELKVVYFPSCINRSMGLSKHSDEKKSLTTTTYLLLRKAGYEVIYPNNLSNLCCGMAFASKGFKKQGDAKAKELIEELQKISDNGKLPILFDMSPCLYRTKEYLSNHQPNKFSDQFKIYEPVEFISNFLMDKLIFKKLSETIVIHSTCSNTKLGLTEQLIKISEACAEKVINPYNVGCCGWAGDRGFTYPELNESALMNLKSSISDDCKHGYSTSKTCEIGLSLHSGINYESIINLVDKCTDPKVIS, via the coding sequence ATGCTTACCGGAAATTATCTTGATCTGTTCAACCAACTAAAGAAAAAAAATCCACAAAAAAGATTAATCCATAATGAACTGCTCACTTTAGCTTATGGAACGGATGCAAGTTTCTATCGATTAATCCCAAAACTTGTCGTTCAGGTTGAAAATGATGATGAAGTAATTTACGTTTTAAAAAAATGCACCGACTTAAAACTACCTGTTACTTTCCGCGCAGCTGGTACAAGTCTATCCGGCCAATCGATTTCGGATTCCGTACTTGTTATGCTTGGTACAAGCTGGAATAAATTCAAAATAAATGAAGATGCTTCTCAAATTTCACTTCAGCCAGGAATTATCGGTGCGCACGCAAATTTATTTTTAGCTGCTTATAATAAAAAGATCGGTCCCGATCCGGCTTCTATAAACTCTGCTATGATTGGAGGAATAGCCGCTAACAATGCCAGCGGTATGTGCTGCGGTACAGCGCAGAACAGTTACAAAACTTTATCTGGAATGAAAATAATTTTTCACGATGGTAGCACTCTTGATACTAATGATGAAAAAAGCAAAAGGGATTTTCTAAATTCTCACGGAGAAATTATAAGTAGAATCACTTCCCTATCCGAACAAATAAAATCTAATCCAGAACTTGCCGACCGGATAAGCAGAAAATTCAAAATGAAAAATACAACCGGCTTTAGTTTGAATGCGTTTGTGGACTTTGCGGATCCAATTGAAATAATCCAGCACCTAATGATTGGAAGCGAAGGAACACTTGGTTTTATTTCGGAAATAACTTACAACACATTGCCAGAATTGGCAGATAAAGCAACTTCCTTAATGATTTTTCCGGATTTGATTTGCACAAGTAAAGCAGTTGCCATTTTAAAGAAACAAAAAGTTGAAGCTGTTGAACTAATGGATAGAGCTGCACTTCACTCTATTGAAAATAAAGAAGGGATGCCCGTTTATTTAAAAGAATTGGATGAGTGTGTTGCTTCTCTTTTAGTCGAAACCCGTTCAGTAAATAGTGCGCTGCTTCAGGTTCAGGTTGATGAAATAATAAATTCTTTAAATGATATTCCAAAAGTATTTCCAATTTCTTTTACAACAGATAAATATGAGTTTAATAAATTGTGGGATATTAGAAAAGGACTTTTCCCTTCAGTTGGTGCAATGCGAAAAACCGGAACAACAGTTATAATTGAAGATGTTTGTTTTGCAGTGGAACAGCTTGCTGAAGCTGTTGCCGATCTGCAATCGCTTTTCAAAAAACATCATTATGATGACGCAATAATTTTTGGGCATGCTCTGGAAGGAAACATTCACTTTGTTTTCAAACAGGATTTTAATGTTGATTCTGAAATTACCCGTTATAAAAATTTTATTGATGACGTAACAAAACTTGTTGTTAAAAAATACGATGGTTCGTTAAAAGCCGAACATGGCACCGGAAGAAATATGGCTCCTTTTGTTGAACTGGAATGGGGATCGGAGGCTTACCAGTTGATGAAGGAAATAAAAAGTATTTTTGATCCGAAAGGAATTCTTAATCCTGGTGTTATTTTAAATAGCGATAGTACAGCTCACATAAAAAACCTTAAACCGCTCCCATCTGCAAATTCAATTATTGATAAATGTATTGAGTGCGGCTTCTGCGAAATAAATTGCCCATCAAAGGATTTGACTCTTTCACCAAGACAACGAATAGTTGCCTGGAGAGAAATATCCCGGTTGCAGACAACGCGGGAAGATCCAATCCTCTTAGAAACTTTAGTTGATGAATTTGATTATTATGGAAATCAAACCTGCGCTACCGATGGTTTGTGTGCTACAAGCTGTCCAGTAGAAATTAATACCGGCAACCTGATAAAAGAATTACGAGTTGAAAAAACATCCAGCACTGCAAATACTATTGCCGATATCCTTGCCAATAATATGAAAGGTATAACCGCAAGCATGAGAGGAATGCTAAACCTTGTTGGAATTGTTCATACAATAATTGGCACCACCGCAATGGAATTCATTTCGAAATTTCTACGAAGAATTTCCGGAAGCAAAATTCCTTTGTGGAATAAATATATGCCTCACGGAGCAGATAGAATAAAGACAACTTCTCTTAACCAAAAAACAGAACTGAAAGTTGTTTACTTTCCAAGTTGCATAAATAGAAGTATGGGTTTATCTAAACACAGTGATGAAAAAAAATCTTTAACAACAACAACTTATTTATTATTAAGAAAAGCCGGATATGAAGTTATCTATCCCAATAATCTTTCGAACCTTTGCTGCGGAATGGCTTTTGCAAGCAAAGGATTTAAAAAGCAAGGAGATGCAAAGGCAAAAGAATTGATTGAAGAATTACAGAAAATTTCTGATAATGGAAAACTTCCTATTCTTTTTGATATGAGTCCCTGTTTATACAGAACAAAAGAATATTTATCAAATCATCAGCCCAACAAATTTTCAGATCAATTTAAAATTTATGAACCTGTTGAGTTCATCTCCAATTTTTTAATGGATAAATTAATTTTCAAAAAGTTATCGGAAACTATTGTTATACATTCTACTTGCAGTAATACAAAACTTGGCTTAACGGAACAACTTATAAAAATTTCCGAGGCTTGTGCAGAAAAAGTAATCAATCCTTACAATGTTGGGTGCTGCGGCTGGGCTGGGGATCGAGGTTTCACTTATCCAGAGCTAAATGAATCTGCATTAATGAATTTAAAAAGTTCTATCTCTGACGATTGCAAACATGGTTATTCTACAAGTAAAACCTGCGAGATTGGTCTATCACTTCATAGTGGGATTAATTACGAATCAATAATTAACTTGGTGGATAAGTGTACTGATCCGAAGGTAATCAGTTAA
- a CDS encoding TonB-dependent receptor, whose protein sequence is MIRRLLFLLLLSLTMSQAVFGSGKIKGKITDSQSGEALVGANVIVVGTSFGAASDIDGNFQILNLSAGTYNLQASFIGYQSITLSNIRVNDELTSEADFQLPPEGVTVQTVTVTALRPLVNRSSTNANRITTTEDIQALPVRGLNNILALTPGVNLQDNTIFVRGGRQDEVGFYLEGANITNPVVGGRKVSIIQDAVEEVQVQAGGYTAEFGGANAGIIYSQFKSGTSNYKASIEYTTDNVTFKGKDKRFDGEKRLGSYWYGYTEFTGTLSGPVIDNRFKLFGLVNYQYQNDANPQRFPGMNLGWIVDPTTQDSVNFSYPAGSLYKNSLNKITGTGTLTLDFNPLIFRLVGTYSAQTTYNTWSAARVAGNVANMLNADRIEPIDRKDGAFSLKATHILSPETFYELSAGYSFSSTHIYDPYLKDNIESYGDSVANAQVGFIWTRRNVNTTRYTRQPQYTIYDWSINSPGDVVADYTKNRNGNFNVSAAFSSVLKKTHTIKIGGELQLYTIRNYQFGNEGIFTLSGLLANMGPTDTKRLIYIGRGVNNYGYDLYGNEYNGEDNTITGANAPHKPVFGAAYIQDKIEYNDLIINVGFRFDYINVDNKALKNPARPEETFNKDTKELLGDANGNPIGLVDVPTFNAISPRLGFSFPVTDNTVFHAQYGKFVQQSRLRDMYQGYYTTSNNLSGGFFIPAPIGFSVRPTRTTQYEIGFTQQIGEIASFDITGYYKDIADQVVYDQAYTTNSRYGAYAVLINGDFATTKGLEISFNMRRQQRFQVNGSISFQDAQGTGSFPNSNRGIVGAPLDGVTRFKPQYISPLEFNNGVRGTLNIDYRFGKDDGPSILQEFGINALLTFNSGHPYTTGTGGASLEADARDRQPIEPLGSSTTPWNYQVDLRIDKSVSFFDKVKLNIYVYVINLLDTRNIQNVFMRTGSAEDDGYLTTPGIGLERGLANPEYANLYRAVELGYYEQWSAATTGAAYTTAPNIFGPPRQIRLGIRLEY, encoded by the coding sequence ATGATTAGAAGGTTACTTTTTCTTCTTCTTCTTTCCCTCACTATGTCCCAGGCTGTATTTGGTTCGGGAAAAATTAAGGGAAAGATAACTGATTCACAATCAGGTGAAGCACTTGTTGGTGCAAACGTAATTGTAGTAGGTACCTCATTTGGTGCAGCTTCAGATATTGATGGAAATTTTCAGATTCTTAATCTATCTGCAGGCACATACAATCTACAGGCATCATTCATTGGTTATCAATCAATTACTTTGAGCAATATCAGAGTAAATGACGAATTAACTTCAGAAGCTGATTTTCAACTTCCTCCTGAAGGTGTGACAGTTCAAACAGTTACTGTAACAGCATTAAGACCACTCGTTAATAGGAGTAGTACAAATGCAAATCGTATTACAACTACTGAAGATATTCAAGCATTACCTGTAAGAGGTCTTAATAATATCCTGGCATTAACACCAGGCGTTAACTTGCAGGATAATACAATCTTTGTACGAGGTGGCAGGCAGGATGAGGTTGGTTTTTACCTGGAAGGAGCAAATATAACCAATCCGGTTGTTGGAGGTAGGAAAGTAAGTATTATCCAGGATGCAGTTGAAGAAGTTCAGGTACAGGCTGGCGGTTATACTGCTGAGTTCGGTGGTGCGAATGCTGGTATTATTTACTCACAATTCAAATCCGGCACATCTAATTACAAAGCAAGTATAGAGTATACAACTGATAATGTTACTTTTAAAGGAAAGGACAAACGTTTCGATGGTGAAAAACGTCTTGGTTCTTACTGGTATGGTTATACTGAATTTACCGGAACTTTGAGTGGACCCGTTATAGACAACAGGTTTAAACTTTTCGGTTTGGTAAATTATCAATACCAGAATGATGCTAATCCACAGCGATTTCCGGGAATGAATCTCGGATGGATTGTAGACCCCACAACTCAAGATTCTGTAAACTTTAGTTATCCAGCCGGTTCTCTTTATAAGAATTCACTAAATAAAATTACTGGAACTGGAACACTAACTTTAGATTTTAATCCACTAATTTTCCGCCTTGTTGGCACTTATTCAGCTCAAACAACATATAATACCTGGAGTGCAGCGCGCGTTGCCGGGAATGTTGCTAATATGCTAAACGCGGATAGAATTGAACCTATTGATAGAAAAGACGGTGCATTTAGTTTAAAAGCTACACACATATTATCTCCAGAAACATTTTATGAGCTGAGCGCGGGTTACTCATTTAGTTCAACCCATATTTACGATCCATATTTAAAAGATAATATTGAAAGCTATGGCGATAGTGTTGCCAATGCCCAGGTTGGATTTATTTGGACAAGACGCAATGTAAATACCACTCGGTACACACGTCAACCACAGTACACTATTTATGATTGGTCAATCAATTCACCTGGTGATGTTGTTGCTGACTATACTAAAAATAGAAACGGTAATTTTAATGTAAGCGCTGCATTTTCTTCTGTTCTTAAAAAGACGCATACAATAAAAATTGGTGGTGAATTGCAGCTTTATACAATTAGAAATTATCAATTTGGTAATGAAGGTATCTTTACGTTATCCGGATTGCTTGCAAACATGGGTCCTACAGACACAAAGAGATTAATTTATATTGGAAGAGGTGTAAATAATTACGGATATGATTTGTATGGTAATGAATATAATGGTGAAGATAATACAATTACCGGAGCAAATGCCCCTCATAAACCAGTATTTGGTGCTGCATATATTCAGGATAAAATTGAATATAATGACCTTATAATCAATGTAGGTTTCCGGTTTGATTATATTAATGTGGATAATAAGGCGCTGAAAAATCCAGCAAGACCTGAAGAAACTTTTAATAAAGATACCAAAGAACTGCTTGGAGATGCAAATGGAAATCCTATCGGTTTGGTAGATGTACCAACATTTAATGCAATAAGTCCCCGTTTAGGTTTTTCATTCCCTGTTACTGATAATACAGTATTCCATGCTCAATATGGAAAATTTGTTCAGCAGTCAAGATTAAGGGATATGTATCAGGGTTATTATACAACATCAAATAACTTAAGCGGTGGATTCTTCATCCCAGCCCCTATTGGTTTTTCAGTTAGACCAACAAGAACAACACAGTATGAGATTGGTTTTACCCAGCAAATAGGAGAAATAGCTTCCTTCGATATTACGGGTTATTATAAGGACATTGCTGACCAGGTTGTTTATGATCAAGCATATACTACCAATTCAAGATATGGTGCTTATGCTGTTTTAATAAATGGAGATTTTGCAACAACAAAAGGGTTGGAAATTTCCTTTAATATGCGCAGACAGCAAAGATTTCAGGTTAATGGGTCAATTTCTTTTCAGGATGCACAAGGAACTGGATCTTTTCCAAATTCCAATAGAGGTATAGTCGGTGCTCCACTTGATGGCGTTACCCGATTTAAACCTCAATATATTTCTCCTCTTGAATTCAATAATGGAGTAAGAGGCACATTGAACATTGACTATCGTTTTGGAAAAGATGATGGTCCTTCGATTTTACAAGAATTCGGAATAAACGCACTGTTAACATTCAATAGTGGACACCCATATACAACCGGTACTGGTGGTGCAAGCCTTGAAGCTGATGCGCGTGATAGGCAACCTATTGAACCTTTAGGCTCTTCTACTACTCCATGGAATTACCAGGTTGATTTACGTATTGATAAGTCGGTAAGCTTTTTTGATAAAGTAAAATTGAATATCTACGTTTACGTAATAAACCTATTAGATACCAGAAATATTCAAAATGTATTTATGAGAACCGGCTCAGCCGAGGATGATGGATACTTAACAACCCCAGGAATAGGATTGGAAAGAGGTTTGGCAAATCCTGAATATGCGAATTTGTACCGCGCTGTAGAACTGGGTTATTATGAACAATGGTCTGCTGCAACAACAGGCGCGGCATATACCACAGCACCTAATATTTTTGGACCACCTAGACAGATTAGATTAGGTATCAGGCTTGAGTATTAA
- a CDS encoding T9SS type A sorting domain-containing protein, translated as MNTKTISFLLLLVLGFTLSINAEGDKKDWKKLTKVQVEASPIRTFLNINNVFTVIKNDGITDIDRDEQNSGLIFPKGSGKTACFQTGLLWGGRAPGDPQVRVGGTFYSTGLQGGKITDSGLPYDQLHSTTNEDPLYRIYRVRRDVYPGGPTVDLSSEINSNEGSAAQIRAQYELDWDQWPATGGAPFEDKNGNGTYEPATDIPGFPGSDQTIWCVANDLNSGNTRDLYGTQPMGMELQMTYWAYNRAGALGNMFFRKYILINKSNVTYDSVYVTLISDVDLGNATDDYVGCDTTLSLGFCYNANAVDATYNPLPPPSIGFDFFQGPLIKGIAGQDKNKNGIDDALDYGLRSGKRIGPGWINIPMTSFFYFARGDANVTDPTRSAVAGATEMYNFFQGRIGKTGQFFVDPNTGRPTTYVMPGDPLTGQGWLDGQILSAGDRRQGQASGPFTMAPGDTQEVVVAELLAGAIPGVDRISAVGLLKFYDKTAQDAFDNNFDLPTAPPTPEVNIPGSYDPVAKVNYALDKKIILDWGENTNAVKATEDFEAKGYKFEGYNVYQLPNISASISEGVRIATYDAIDNILKIEGQFFDISTGAVAVKVQQFGNDTGLKRYIEITTDALKSGIPLINGIKYYFAVTSYAFNPNATITNLENPLTIYTIIPTSVAPGEIVQDYGNTSAANIKHTGTADARVNVLVVDPTKLTGHEYQVFFDQQSYYLDSDGIWKTTNFPDSIGKKLGKDVSPSTLDLRAIYATRPGTIDLNFTLNLVSPTEAYADGITLTLPQGMVINSAATITAGGGDVTPIVEGNVIKYGLVQGDTTQNGLFHGGEVLRINVNSFTLPLSVNYIIHDDGYGSGGNPINATGTATVTKIGNHFVTQNQWNVKDITTDKVVLEDQTIFSGLDIYAGELGPGGSTKSSVKNVGVEANIILDGLQFQVIGSFLAPTVYDHLTLNGRPLPLGDGTGDPWDLTDYRAFGNATGTANEAVGYGTLTINDLQQDYEFRWTGELGDTVINGQTIQITKSGGSYATMYGARQYSIANHPLNPNPGTDARFLVRVPFEVWNLDKNIQVNYQIYDRGQANPAANGFKVWNTDARMYCEIINTPYKMEVVPDQSPNATWTNVWYKSRFTKGDVIGMYFANPIQPGLDFYAFTSLAPNYSVTKAKTDINKINVFPNPYYGVNSEELNKYNRFVTFTHLPDKATIRLFNLAGILVKIINKDNNSTYQRWDLANDNGLPVASGLYIAYIDMPELGKTKILKVAIIQEQQILDRF; from the coding sequence ATGAATACTAAAACAATTAGTTTCCTGCTTCTCTTGGTGCTTGGATTTACTCTTAGCATTAATGCAGAAGGGGATAAAAAAGATTGGAAAAAATTAACCAAAGTACAGGTTGAAGCCTCCCCAATCAGAACATTTTTAAATATTAATAATGTATTTACTGTTATTAAAAATGATGGAATTACAGATATTGATAGAGACGAACAGAATTCTGGATTAATTTTTCCAAAGGGAAGTGGAAAAACTGCATGCTTCCAGACTGGTTTACTATGGGGTGGAAGAGCCCCCGGTGATCCTCAAGTAAGAGTCGGTGGTACTTTTTATTCTACCGGACTTCAGGGTGGAAAAATAACGGATAGCGGTTTACCTTATGATCAATTACACTCAACTACAAACGAAGATCCTTTATATAGAATATATAGGGTGCGGAGAGACGTTTATCCAGGTGGACCCACAGTGGATTTATCATCTGAAATTAATAGTAATGAAGGTTCTGCTGCTCAAATCAGAGCACAATATGAATTAGACTGGGATCAATGGCCAGCCACTGGTGGAGCACCGTTTGAAGATAAAAATGGAAACGGTACTTATGAACCGGCAACAGATATACCTGGTTTCCCTGGTTCAGATCAAACAATTTGGTGCGTAGCTAACGATCTGAATTCCGGAAATACCCGTGACCTTTATGGAACACAACCGATGGGAATGGAATTGCAGATGACTTACTGGGCTTATAACCGGGCTGGTGCATTAGGAAATATGTTTTTTAGGAAATATATTCTTATTAACAAAAGCAATGTAACTTATGATAGCGTGTATGTTACTCTTATATCTGATGTTGACCTTGGAAATGCCACAGATGATTATGTAGGATGTGATACAACTTTAAGTTTAGGCTTCTGCTATAATGCTAATGCAGTTGATGCTACTTATAATCCTCTTCCACCACCTTCAATAGGATTCGACTTTTTCCAGGGTCCTCTTATAAAAGGTATAGCCGGGCAAGATAAAAATAAAAATGGTATTGATGATGCTTTAGACTATGGTCTCCGTAGCGGCAAACGTATTGGTCCAGGATGGATAAATATACCTATGACTTCCTTCTTTTATTTTGCAAGAGGTGATGCAAACGTAACAGACCCAACTCGAAGTGCTGTTGCTGGTGCAACTGAAATGTATAATTTCTTCCAGGGGCGCATTGGCAAAACAGGACAATTTTTTGTAGACCCAAATACTGGTAGACCTACTACTTACGTAATGCCCGGAGATCCATTAACAGGCCAGGGTTGGCTTGATGGACAAATATTATCTGCTGGCGACCGGAGACAGGGGCAAGCATCTGGTCCATTCACTATGGCGCCTGGTGATACACAAGAAGTTGTTGTTGCAGAATTATTAGCAGGTGCAATCCCAGGTGTGGATCGCATTTCTGCAGTTGGTCTTCTAAAATTTTATGATAAAACTGCACAAGATGCTTTTGATAATAATTTTGATTTACCTACAGCTCCTCCCACACCTGAAGTTAATATACCAGGCAGTTATGATCCGGTTGCAAAGGTAAATTATGCACTTGATAAAAAAATTATTCTTGATTGGGGAGAAAATACAAATGCAGTAAAAGCAACTGAGGATTTTGAGGCTAAGGGATATAAATTTGAAGGATATAATGTTTATCAATTACCAAACATTTCTGCCTCAATAAGTGAAGGTGTTAGAATTGCAACTTACGATGCTATAGATAATATTTTAAAAATAGAAGGTCAATTCTTTGATATTTCTACTGGCGCAGTTGCAGTAAAAGTACAGCAATTTGGTAATGACACTGGATTAAAGCGCTACATAGAAATAACAACTGATGCTTTGAAAAGCGGTATTCCGCTAATTAATGGAATCAAATATTATTTTGCAGTTACTTCTTATGCCTTTAATCCAAATGCAACTATTACAAATTTGGAAAACCCTCTAACAATTTATACAATCATTCCAACTAGTGTTGCTCCAGGAGAAATTGTACAAGATTACGGTAACACTTCAGCAGCAAATATCAAGCATACTGGCACTGCTGATGCCAGAGTTAACGTATTAGTTGTGGATCCGACAAAATTAACTGGTCATGAATATCAAGTATTTTTTGATCAGCAAAGTTATTACCTGGATTCAGATGGAATTTGGAAAACCACCAACTTTCCTGATTCAATTGGTAAGAAGTTGGGGAAAGATGTTTCTCCTTCTACATTAGATTTAAGAGCTATATATGCAACCAGACCCGGAACAATAGATTTAAATTTTACTTTAAATCTTGTTTCTCCAACAGAAGCATATGCCGACGGAATAACACTTACTTTACCGCAAGGCATGGTTATTAATAGTGCAGCTACAATAACTGCTGGCGGAGGAGATGTTACTCCTATTGTTGAAGGCAATGTAATTAAATATGGTTTAGTACAAGGTGATACTACCCAAAATGGTTTGTTTCATGGAGGAGAAGTATTAAGAATAAATGTTAATTCATTTACTTTACCATTAAGCGTTAACTACATCATTCACGATGATGGTTATGGATCTGGAGGCAACCCGATAAATGCAACAGGAACAGCAACGGTTACCAAGATAGGAAATCATTTTGTAACGCAGAACCAATGGAATGTAAAGGATATAACAACAGATAAAGTGGTTTTAGAAGACCAGACCATATTTTCTGGTTTAGATATTTATGCGGGCGAACTAGGTCCTGGTGGTTCTACAAAAAGTTCTGTAAAAAATGTTGGAGTTGAAGCTAATATTATTCTAGATGGTTTACAATTCCAGGTAATAGGTAGTTTTCTTGCCCCAACTGTTTATGATCATTTAACTTTAAATGGCAGACCTCTTCCGCTGGGAGATGGTACTGGAGATCCTTGGGATTTAACTGACTATAGAGCCTTTGGTAATGCTACCGGCACTGCAAACGAAGCTGTTGGATATGGAACTTTAACCATTAATGATTTGCAGCAGGACTATGAATTTAGATGGACAGGTGAATTGGGTGATACAGTTATTAATGGGCAGACTATTCAAATTACAAAATCTGGTGGATCATATGCCACAATGTATGGTGCCAGGCAGTATAGCATAGCTAATCATCCTCTTAATCCTAATCCAGGCACAGACGCCAGATTTTTGGTCCGTGTTCCATTTGAGGTTTGGAATTTGGATAAAAACATTCAGGTAAATTACCAAATTTATGATCGTGGACAAGCTAATCCAGCGGCAAATGGCTTTAAGGTTTGGAATACTGATGCCAGGATGTATTGTGAGATTATAAATACTCCTTATAAAATGGAAGTAGTACCCGATCAAAGCCCTAATGCTACCTGGACTAATGTCTGGTACAAATCAAGATTTACAAAGGGAGATGTAATTGGTATGTATTTCGCAAATCCAATCCAACCAGGATTAGATTTTTATGCATTTACTTCTCTGGCTCCAAATTATTCTGTTACAAAAGCAAAAACTGATATAAACAAAATAAATGTATTCCCTAACCCATATTATGGAGTAAACTCCGAAGAGTTAAATAAATATAATCGCTTTGTAACCTTTACTCATTTACCGGATAAAGCAACAATCAGATTATTTAATCTTGCAGGTATTTTAGTAAAAATAATTAATAAGGATAATAACTCAACCTATCAAAGATGGGATTTGGCAAATGACAACGGTTTACCAGTAGCAAGCGGATTATATATCGCATATATCGATATGCCCGAACTTGGTAAAACTAAAATCCTAAAGGTTGCTATCATTCAAGAGCAACAAATCTTAGATAGGTTTTAA
- a CDS encoding inorganic diphosphatase, whose product MVSNPWHGVTTGKFVPEFVNAIIEIPKGSKAKYELDKESGLLKLDRVLFSSVHYPANYGFIPKTYCDDKDPLDILVICSIDVDPLCIIEAKVLGVMHMVDDNEKDDKIVAVAKNDMSVNYANDLSELPPHFIVELKRFFEDYKKLEHKNVVVERFLGKEDAYKIINESRKLYNELYGKIYGED is encoded by the coding sequence ATGGTAAGTAATCCATGGCACGGTGTAACTACTGGAAAATTTGTTCCAGAATTTGTAAATGCAATAATAGAAATCCCCAAAGGATCTAAAGCAAAATACGAGCTTGATAAAGAAAGCGGTTTATTAAAACTTGACAGAGTTTTATTTTCTTCGGTTCATTATCCGGCAAATTATGGCTTCATTCCAAAAACCTATTGTGATGATAAAGATCCTCTGGATATTTTAGTGATTTGCTCAATAGATGTTGATCCGTTGTGCATCATCGAAGCAAAAGTTTTGGGGGTTATGCACATGGTAGATGACAATGAGAAAGATGATAAAATTGTTGCGGTTGCTAAAAATGATATGTCTGTAAATTATGCAAACGACTTATCTGAACTACCCCCTCATTTTATTGTTGAGCTTAAAAGGTTTTTTGAAGATTATAAAAAACTGGAACACAAAAATGTTGTAGTAGAAAGATTCCTTGGTAAAGAAGATGCATACAAAATTATAAATGAAAGCCGGAAGCTGTACAACGAACTTTATGGAAAAATTTATGGTGAAGATTGA
- a CDS encoding cobalamin-dependent protein (Presence of a B(12) (cobalamin)-binding domain implies dependence on cobalamin itself, in one of its several forms, or in some unusual lineages, dependence on a cobalamin-like analog.), whose translation MINEVLYLEYMSSLIEGDKAKCAAIVVHLLEHKVDPINLYKGLFQRSLYQIGKLWESDKICVATEHVATSITECMIDLTYAALHSKEKRNKKVIVACVPKEFHQIGAKIVADLFEWNGWETFLVGANAPVSELFRLIRTKQPHLLAISLTFYINVLRLLDLIEKVKKEFPRLKIIVGGQALANGKDEVLNKFKNVFYIPSLAELELFLKNTYKTQIVKSKVKVN comes from the coding sequence ATGATCAATGAAGTTCTCTATTTGGAATATATGTCATCTTTGATTGAAGGGGATAAAGCAAAATGTGCTGCCATAGTTGTCCATTTACTTGAACATAAAGTTGATCCCATAAATTTATATAAAGGTCTTTTCCAAAGATCTTTATACCAGATAGGTAAACTTTGGGAAAGTGACAAAATCTGTGTTGCAACAGAACACGTTGCAACATCAATTACTGAATGCATGATTGATTTAACTTATGCAGCTTTGCATTCAAAAGAAAAAAGAAATAAAAAAGTAATAGTTGCCTGCGTTCCCAAAGAGTTCCACCAGATTGGCGCCAAAATAGTGGCTGATTTATTTGAATGGAATGGATGGGAAACTTTTTTGGTTGGTGCAAATGCTCCGGTATCAGAACTGTTTAGATTAATAAGAACAAAGCAGCCGCACCTTCTGGCAATCTCACTAACTTTTTATATTAATGTTCTAAGGCTGCTTGATTTAATTGAGAAAGTAAAGAAAGAATTCCCCAGATTAAAAATAATTGTAGGTGGGCAAGCTCTTGCTAATGGAAAGGATGAGGTTCTTAATAAATTTAAAAATGTTTTCTACATTCCATCCCTTGCAGAGCTGGAATTATTTTTAAAAAACACCTATAAAACCCAAATAGTAAAATCGAAAGTAAAAGTGAATTAA